A part of Lagopus muta isolate bLagMut1 chromosome 26, bLagMut1 primary, whole genome shotgun sequence genomic DNA contains:
- the SPPL2B gene encoding signal peptide peptidase-like 2B isoform X1 has translation MAARWAPLLLLPLLSLPQVYCEYGMVHVLSEKGSSKGKDYCILFNSQWAHLPHDLGKASLLQLQDQTASVLCSPSDVPDGGFNNRIPMVMRGNCTFYEKVRLAQINGARGLLIVSRERLVPPGGNRSQYEEIDIPVALLSYSDMLDIVKSFGRSVKGAMYAPNEPVLDYNMVIIFVMAVGTVAIGGYWAGSRDVKKRYMKHKRDDGAEKHDDETVDVTPIMICVFVVMCCSMLVLLYFFYDHLVYVIIGIFCLAASIGLYSCLSPFVRRFPLGKCRIPDNNLPYFHKRPQVRMLLLAVFCISVSVVWGVFRNEDQWAWVLQDALGIAFCLYMLKTIRLPTFKGCTLLLLVLFVYDVFFVFITPFLTKTGESIMVEVAAGPSDSATHEKLPMVLKVPRLNSSPLALCDRPFSLLGFGDILVPGLLVAYCHRFDIQVQSSRVYFVACTIAYGIGLLVTFVALALMQMGQPALLYLVPCTLITSFAVALWRKELAMFWTGSGFAKDLPQPPLVIASVNCPQLPKDSNVPASQQETEEMANPTLHVKELHSPTLAAEEPADNDTKTEQSEVSITKSEEPAGHKDDLESKSLNLEQKQLE, from the exons tcacTCTTGCAACTGCAGGATCAGACGGCGTCTGTTTTGTGTTCTCCTTCTGATGTACCTGATGGGGGTTTTAATAATCGAATCCCCATGGTGATGCGAGGGAACTGCACCTTCTATGAGAAAGTGAGGCTTGCTCAGATAAATGGAGCTCGTGGGCTGCTGATTGTTAGCAGGGAGAGACTG GTCCCTCCAGGGGGCAACAGGAGCCAATATGAAGAGATTGATATTCCTGTTGCTCTGCTGAGCTATTCTGATATGTTAGATATTGTCAAG AGTTTTGGGAGGTCAGTGAAGGGAGCAATGTATGCACCAAATGAGCCTGTGCTTGATTACAACATGGTCATTATATTTGTCATGGCTGTGGGGACTGTGGCAATTGGAGGCTACTGGGCAGGAAGCAGAGATGTGAAAAA GCGATACATGAAGCACAAACGTGATGATGGGGCAGAGAAACATGATGATGAAACAGTTGATGTGACTCCAATAATGATCTGTGTGTTTGTAGTGATGTGCTGCTCAATGCTGGTCctcctttatttcttctatGACCACTTAG tctatGTTATCATAGGAATATTCTGCCTGGCTGCCTCAATTGGCCTTTACAGTTGTCTGTCTCCCTTTGTAAGAAGATTCCCATTGGGAAAGTGCAG AATCCCAGACAACAACTTGCCTTATTTCCACAAGCGTCCACAGGTCCGGATGTTGTTGTTAGCTGTGTTCTGTATCTCTGTCAGTGTAGTCTGGGGAGTCTTCAGAAATGAAGATCA aTGGGCCTGGGTTCTGCAAGATGCTTTAGGAAttgctttctgtctttacaTGCTGAAAACAATTCGCCTGCCTACATTTAAG GGTTGTACCTTGCTCCTCCTCGTTCTTTTTGTCTATGATGTATTCTTTGTATTTATCACACCATTTCTAACAAAG actgGGGAGAGTATAATGGTGGAAGTGGCTGCAGGCCCATCTGATTCTGCCACTCATGAGAAG CTCCCAATGGTCCTGAAGGTCCCACGACTGAACTCCTCCCCACTGGCTCTGTGTGACAGACCTTTTTCTCTCCTAGGATTTGGAGACATTTTAGTTCCAG gTTTACTGGTGGCCTATTGCCATAGATTTGATATTCAGGTGCAATCATCCAGAGTATATTTTGTAGCCTGCACAATAG CATATGGCATAGGCCTTCTTGTGACCTTTGTCGCCTTGGCACTGATGCAGATGGgtcagccagctctgctctacTTGGTACCCTGCACTCTAAtcaccagctttgctgtggCTCTTTGGAGAAAGGAGCTTGCAATGTTCTGGACGGGCAGCGGCTTTGCG AAAGACCTACCTCAGCCTCCCTTGGTGATAGCTTCTGTCAACTGCCCTCAGCTTCCTAAAGATAGCAATGTACCAGCTTCTCAACAAGAGACAGAGGAAATGGCCAACCCTACCCTCCATGTGAAGGAGCTGCACAGCCCTACCTTGGCTGCAGAGGAGCCAGCTGATAACGACACAAAGACGGAACAGTCAGAAGTTTCTATCACAAAGAGTGAGGAACCAGCTGGGCACAAGGATGACCTGGAAAGTAAATCTCTAAACCTCGAGCAAAAACAGCTGGAATAA